The stretch of DNA CGAATGGCGCTGGATGCACTCACCCCGAAGCGCTCGGCTGCCTGACGGCGCGACAGACCCGCGTCGATCGCGGACAGAACGCGCGAACGGAGATCGAAGGACAGGGGCTTGGGCATGCGGGCCGGCCTCCTTCGCCAGCCCGCACTCTGAATCAGATGCCACGCCTCAGCGGAAGCCCGCCGAGTCAACCCGCCCGAATGCCGCTCTAGTACTACAGCCGGGATTTGAGCGTTGTCTCTGACACGGAGGTGTCGAGCCATGACGTACGCAAGTGATGCCCACCGCTGGGCCGGTCAGCTGGATGAGCTGGTCACCCGCATCGCCCCCCGCTTCAACCGGATCGAACCACGCCGTCGTGCGCGGGCCTATTTGCAGGGCCTGCTGGCACCGCTCGAGCGCAAGAACGGCTGGCACCTGGCCGAAGCCGCTGGTGATGCCAGCCCTGATGGTGTGCAGGATTTCCTCTCGCGCATGCACTGGGATGCGGACGCGGTGCGCGATGATCTGCGCGCCTATGTGGTCGAGCATCTCGGTGACCCTGAGGCCGTGCTGGTGCTCGACGAGACCGGCTTTCTCAAGAAGGGCAACAAGTCGGCCGGCGTGAAGCGCCAGTACTCCGGCACCGCCGGGAGGATTGAGAACTGTCAAATCGGCGTTTTTCTCGCCTATGCCAGCCGCCATGGCCATGCGCTGATCGACCGGGCGCTGTACCTGCCCGAGACCTGGGCCTTGGATGCCGCGCGGCGCGCTGAAGCAGGCGTGCCGGAGAGCGTGAGCTTCACCACCAAGCCCAAGCTCGGGCAGGTGATGCTGAAGCGGGCGTTTGAGGCCGGTGTGCCGTGCTCGTGGGTAGTCAGCGACAGCCTTTATGGGGCCGATCACCAGACGC from Azospirillaceae bacterium encodes:
- a CDS encoding IS630 family transposase, giving the protein MPKPLSFDLRSRVLSAIDAGLSRRQAAERFGVSASSAIR